Proteins encoded by one window of Halorussus salinus:
- the glnA gene encoding type I glutamate--ammonia ligase, with translation MTDGQIATSKESELTEAEQDVLDKIDEENVDFVRLQFTDITGTVKNVSVPASQVEKAFDEGIWFDGSSIEGFVRIQESDMRLEPDPETFAVLPWRSDGDTASARLICDVVNTDGTPFEGGPRQVLKSVLADAEEMGYTVSIGPEPEFFLFEKDEKGKATTIPHDSGGYFDLAPKDLASDVRREIIFTLEQMGFEIEASHHEVADGQHEINFKYDDALSAADNISTFRAVVRAVAEQNDMHATFMPKPISEINGSGMHSHISLFDEDGNAFADEDDEFNLSETAYKFMGGVLNHAQAFTAVTNPTVNSYKRLVPGYEAPVYVAWSDVNRSALIRVPDAAGASSRFEIRSPDPSCNPYLALASVIAAGLDGIENDADPGDPVREDIYEFDDEKREEYGITTLPPNLGAAVDALEEDEVIQEALGEHVSDKFAEAKRADYADYKTHVSSWEEEKYLEKF, from the coding sequence ATGACGGATGGACAAATCGCCACCAGTAAGGAATCCGAGTTGACCGAGGCCGAGCAGGACGTACTCGACAAGATAGACGAGGAGAACGTCGATTTCGTTCGCCTCCAGTTTACCGACATCACCGGAACCGTCAAGAACGTCAGCGTGCCCGCCTCGCAGGTCGAGAAGGCCTTCGACGAGGGTATCTGGTTCGACGGTTCTTCTATCGAGGGCTTCGTACGCATCCAAGAGAGCGACATGCGTCTCGAACCCGACCCCGAGACGTTCGCCGTCCTCCCGTGGCGCTCGGACGGCGACACGGCGAGCGCGCGCCTCATCTGTGACGTGGTGAACACCGACGGCACGCCGTTCGAGGGCGGCCCCCGCCAAGTCCTCAAGAGTGTCCTCGCCGACGCCGAGGAGATGGGCTACACGGTCAGCATCGGACCCGAACCCGAGTTCTTCCTCTTCGAGAAAGACGAGAAGGGGAAGGCGACGACCATCCCCCACGACTCGGGCGGCTACTTCGACCTCGCGCCCAAGGACCTCGCCTCCGACGTGCGCCGTGAGATCATCTTCACGCTCGAACAGATGGGCTTCGAAATAGAGGCCAGCCACCACGAGGTCGCCGACGGCCAGCACGAGATCAACTTCAAGTACGACGACGCGCTCTCGGCCGCGGACAACATCTCCACCTTCCGCGCCGTGGTCCGGGCGGTCGCCGAGCAGAACGACATGCACGCGACGTTCATGCCCAAGCCCATCAGCGAAATCAACGGCTCGGGCATGCACAGCCACATCAGCCTCTTCGACGAGGACGGCAACGCCTTCGCCGACGAGGACGACGAGTTCAACCTGAGCGAGACCGCCTACAAGTTCATGGGCGGCGTTCTGAACCACGCACAGGCGTTCACCGCGGTCACGAACCCGACGGTCAACTCCTACAAGCGGCTGGTCCCCGGCTACGAGGCCCCCGTCTACGTCGCGTGGTCCGACGTGAACCGCTCGGCGCTCATCCGCGTGCCCGACGCCGCGGGCGCGAGTTCCCGGTTCGAGATTCGCAGTCCCGACCCGTCGTGTAACCCCTACCTCGCGCTCGCCTCCGTCATCGCGGCCGGTCTCGACGGCATCGAGAACGACGCCGACCCCGGCGACCCCGTCCGCGAGGACATCTACGAGTTCGACGACGAGAAGCGCGAGGAGTACGGCATCACCACGCTCCCGCCGAACCTCGGTGCGGCCGTCGATGCCCTCGAAGAGGACGAGGTGATTCAGGAGGCCCTCGGCGAACACGTCAGCGACAAGTTCGCCGAAGCCAAGCGCGCCGACTACGCCGACTACAAGACCCACGTCTCGTCGTGGGAAGAGGAGAAGTACCTCGAAAAGTTCTGA
- a CDS encoding PhnD/SsuA/transferrin family substrate-binding protein: MGGGSSDDETTTTSSDTTSGMDDSETTTEATEATTTEETMDFQNGEINFNVSPSVAQEKLQAQYQPIKEYLQNEFDTSASLKLANNYSAVIQALGAGTSDMAETGPFAAALGSEAGKSEIALQRKGYGSWEYKSIIVAADEVDVSNFDEMKTYVQNNDTTIAFADRLSASGCLFPLYDLKQAGIGVGSLPEGGGGDASFTPNFSSHTGAYETLKNGQADFAGFGGFVPGLQDDFDKHATIINEHTGLPRAPIVVSPQLTEEEKEALTQAFIDAPNKIYLGKNGEEGGGDDLWFNDVRKVDVEKYQPVIDAAKDLGVGTDYFK, translated from the coding sequence ATGGGTGGCGGCAGTTCCGACGACGAGACGACCACGACCTCCTCGGACACCACGTCCGGGATGGACGACAGCGAAACGACTACCGAAGCGACGGAAGCGACCACGACGGAAGAGACGATGGACTTCCAGAACGGCGAGATCAACTTCAACGTCTCGCCGTCCGTCGCACAGGAGAAGCTTCAGGCGCAGTACCAGCCCATCAAGGAGTACTTGCAGAACGAATTCGACACGTCCGCCAGCCTCAAGCTGGCGAACAACTACAGCGCCGTCATTCAGGCGCTCGGCGCTGGTACGTCCGACATGGCGGAGACCGGTCCGTTCGCTGCTGCACTGGGTTCCGAAGCTGGGAAGTCCGAAATCGCCCTCCAGCGGAAGGGATACGGTAGCTGGGAGTACAAGAGCATCATCGTCGCGGCCGACGAGGTTGATGTCTCGAACTTCGACGAGATGAAGACGTACGTCCAGAACAACGACACCACCATCGCGTTCGCCGACCGACTCTCGGCGAGTGGATGTCTATTCCCACTGTACGACCTCAAGCAGGCCGGTATCGGGGTCGGCAGCCTTCCCGAGGGCGGCGGCGGCGACGCGTCGTTCACACCGAACTTCTCCAGTCACACGGGCGCGTACGAGACGCTCAAGAACGGACAGGCCGACTTCGCTGGCTTCGGCGGCTTCGTCCCCGGTCTACAGGACGACTTCGACAAGCACGCGACCATAATCAACGAACACACGGGCCTGCCCCGCGCACCAATCGTGGTCAGCCCGCAGCTCACGGAAGAGGAGAAAGAAGCACTCACGCAGGCGTTCATCGACGCCCCGAACAAGATCTACCTCGGCAAGAACGGCGAGGAGGGCGGCGGCGACGACCTCTGGTTCAACGACGTTCGCAAAGTCGATGTCGAGAAGTACCAGCCCGTCATCGACGCCGCAAAAGATCTTGGCGTCGGCACGGACTACTTCAAGTAA
- the thsA gene encoding thermosome subunit alpha, which translates to MGNQPMIVLSEDSQRTSGKDAQSMNITAGTAVAEAVRTTLGPKGMDKMLVDSTGEVVVTNDGVTILKEMDIEHPAANMVVEVSETQENEVGDGTTTAVVVAGELLEKAEDLLEQDIHATTLAQGYRQAAEKAKDLLEEKAIDVDADDTEYLEKIASTAMTGKGAENSKEYLAELVVRAVQNVADDEGVDTDNVKVETVVGGSIDQSELVEGVIVDKERVHENMPYFAEDANVALLNDALEIQETEIDAEVNVTDPDQLQNFLDQEEEQLREMVDTLEEVGADVVFVDGGIDDMAQHFLAEAGIIAVRRAKSDDLSKLARSTGANIVGNVKDIEEDDLGFAGSVAQKDVGGDQRIFVEDVEEAKSVSLILRGGTEHVVDEVERAIEDSLGVVRVTLEDGKVVPGGGAPETELALELRDYADSVGGREQLAVEAFADTLEVIPRTLAENAGLDPIDSLVDLRSKHDGGAFESGLDAYTGEVVNMEEDGVVEPLRVKTQAIESATEAAVMLLRIDDVIAAGDLKGGQVDGDDGGDGGPGGPGGAGGMGGGMGGMGGMGGMGGAM; encoded by the coding sequence ATGGGTAACCAGCCGATGATCGTACTTTCCGAGGACAGCCAGCGCACCTCCGGAAAGGACGCGCAGTCGATGAACATCACCGCCGGGACCGCCGTCGCCGAGGCCGTACGTACGACACTCGGTCCCAAAGGGATGGACAAGATGCTCGTGGACTCCACGGGCGAGGTCGTCGTCACGAACGACGGCGTCACCATCCTCAAGGAGATGGACATCGAGCATCCCGCGGCCAACATGGTCGTGGAAGTCTCCGAGACTCAGGAGAACGAAGTCGGCGACGGGACGACGACCGCCGTCGTCGTCGCCGGTGAGCTTCTGGAGAAGGCCGAGGACCTCCTCGAACAGGACATCCACGCGACCACGCTCGCGCAGGGGTACCGACAGGCCGCCGAGAAAGCCAAGGACCTCCTCGAGGAGAAGGCCATCGACGTGGACGCCGACGACACCGAGTACCTCGAGAAGATCGCCTCGACGGCGATGACCGGCAAGGGCGCGGAGAACTCCAAGGAGTACCTCGCCGAACTCGTCGTCCGCGCGGTCCAGAACGTCGCCGACGACGAGGGTGTCGACACGGACAACGTCAAAGTCGAGACCGTCGTCGGCGGTTCCATCGACCAGTCCGAACTCGTCGAAGGCGTCATCGTGGACAAGGAGCGCGTCCACGAGAACATGCCCTACTTCGCAGAGGACGCCAACGTCGCCCTGCTCAACGACGCCCTCGAAATTCAGGAGACCGAAATCGACGCCGAAGTCAACGTCACCGACCCCGACCAGCTCCAGAACTTCCTCGACCAAGAGGAGGAACAACTGCGCGAGATGGTCGATACGCTCGAAGAAGTCGGCGCTGATGTCGTCTTCGTGGACGGCGGCATCGACGACATGGCCCAGCACTTCCTCGCGGAAGCGGGCATCATCGCGGTCCGCCGCGCCAAGTCCGACGACCTGAGCAAGCTCGCCCGCTCGACCGGCGCGAACATCGTCGGTAACGTCAAGGACATCGAGGAGGACGACCTCGGCTTCGCTGGCTCCGTTGCCCAGAAGGACGTTGGCGGCGACCAGCGCATCTTCGTCGAGGATGTCGAGGAGGCCAAGTCCGTCAGCCTCATCCTCCGCGGTGGCACCGAACACGTCGTGGACGAAGTCGAGCGCGCCATCGAGGACAGCCTCGGCGTCGTGCGCGTCACGCTGGAAGACGGCAAGGTCGTGCCCGGCGGCGGCGCGCCCGAGACGGAACTCGCGCTCGAACTGCGCGACTACGCCGACTCCGTGGGCGGCCGCGAACAGCTCGCGGTCGAGGCGTTCGCCGACACCCTCGAAGTCATCCCGCGAACCCTCGCAGAGAACGCCGGTCTCGACCCCATCGACTCGCTCGTGGACCTCCGCAGCAAGCACGACGGCGGCGCGTTCGAGTCGGGTCTCGACGCCTACACCGGTGAAGTCGTGAACATGGAGGAGGACGGCGTGGTCGAACCCCTCCGAGTCAAGACCCAAGCCATCGAGTCCGCCACCGAGGCGGCCGTCATGCTCCTGCGCATCGACGATGTCATCGCCGCGGGCGACCTGAAAGGCGGTCAGGTCGACGGCGACGACGGCGGCGACGGCGGCCCCGGCGGCCCCGGCGGCGCTGGCGGTATGGGCGGCGGCATGGGCGGCATGGGCGGCATGGGCGGTATGGGCGGCGCGATGTAA
- the lrp gene encoding HTH-type transcriptional regulator Lrp gives MTYENLDAKLVNALLGDGRASLRSLAEDLDVSVTTVSNHLNDLEEQGIIDGYTPKVDYDALGYDVTAIIQLKVEGNALADVTDNLRSHDQMISVYEVTGDYDIIAVGKFADTDGMNRGIKTLLNDPDIKESNTSVVLNAASEHQQFELDIDDE, from the coding sequence ATGACGTACGAAAACCTCGACGCGAAGTTGGTGAATGCGCTATTGGGCGACGGCCGAGCGAGTCTCCGAAGCCTCGCCGAAGACCTCGACGTGTCGGTCACGACCGTCTCGAACCACCTCAACGACCTCGAGGAACAGGGTATCATCGACGGCTACACGCCGAAGGTGGACTACGACGCGCTCGGCTACGACGTGACCGCCATCATCCAACTCAAAGTCGAGGGCAACGCCTTGGCCGACGTGACCGACAACCTCCGGAGCCACGACCAGATGATAAGCGTCTACGAGGTCACGGGCGACTACGACATCATCGCTGTCGGCAAGTTCGCCGACACCGACGGGATGAACCGCGGCATCAAGACGCTGCTCAACGACCCCGATATCAAGGAGAGCAACACCAGCGTCGTCCTGAACGCGGCCAGCGAACACCAGCAGTTCGAACTCGACATCGACGACGAGTAG
- a CDS encoding phosphonate ABC transporter ATP-binding protein, with the protein MPAVSLENVTKIYGGDTVALDDVSFEIPEGEFVVLLGPSGAGKSTMLRVLNGLTQPTEGEVIINERPVRGERSEVGMVFQMHYLIESMSAFKNALTGGLSRSNFAESALTMNDEEDKHAALDALDTVGLLDEAGQRAGSMSGGQKQRVGIARALVQQPDLLLADEPVSSLDPKAAKDVMGYMKDAAKERNLTTIASLHQVNIAREFGDRFLGVRDGELIFDGDREDLTMDVVDQIYYGEDAEGREQAENLATTTPERGDDDE; encoded by the coding sequence ATGCCAGCAGTCTCACTCGAAAACGTAACCAAGATCTACGGGGGAGACACGGTCGCCCTAGACGACGTGAGCTTCGAGATTCCCGAGGGCGAGTTCGTGGTTCTCCTCGGGCCGTCCGGCGCGGGAAAATCGACCATGCTCCGCGTCCTCAACGGGTTGACACAGCCCACCGAAGGCGAGGTTATCATCAACGAGAGGCCCGTGCGCGGCGAGCGCAGCGAGGTCGGGATGGTCTTCCAGATGCACTACCTCATCGAGAGCATGAGCGCGTTCAAGAACGCGCTCACCGGTGGCCTCTCTCGGTCGAACTTCGCCGAGAGCGCGCTCACCATGAACGACGAGGAGGACAAGCACGCGGCGCTGGACGCCCTCGATACGGTCGGTCTCTTGGACGAGGCGGGCCAGCGTGCCGGGTCGATGAGCGGCGGTCAGAAACAGCGCGTCGGCATCGCTCGCGCGCTCGTCCAGCAACCCGACCTGTTGCTGGCCGACGAACCGGTGTCGAGTCTCGACCCGAAGGCCGCCAAGGACGTGATGGGCTACATGAAGGACGCCGCAAAAGAGCGCAACCTAACGACGATTGCGAGCCTCCATCAGGTGAACATCGCCCGCGAGTTCGGCGACCGGTTCCTCGGTGTCAGGGACGGCGAACTCATCTTCGACGGCGACCGCGAGGACCTCACGATGGACGTAGTGGACCAAATATACTACGGCGAAGACGCGGAAGGCAGAGAACAGGCGGAGAATCTCGCGACCACGACGCCCGAGCGAGGTGACGACGATGAGTAA
- the hisH gene encoding imidazole glycerol phosphate synthase subunit HisH: protein MNATEARDPEETGASVVVVDYGLGNLRSVTRGLERAGATVTVSDDPETFASADGVVLPGVGAFREGVENAGPYRAALLDAADRGTPVFGICLGMQMLLTTSEEAERTADSSDGHASDADASESASDGAGGHAGERAGGHAGDVRGLDLIPGTNVRFADGQKVPHMGWNELDVKRDHPLVDGVDGEYAYFVHSYYAVPDDPEAVVATSDYGTAFPAVVANDEGTVFGTQFHPEKSGETGLRLLRNFVDICTA from the coding sequence ATGAACGCCACCGAAGCGCGCGACCCCGAGGAGACCGGAGCGTCGGTCGTCGTGGTCGATTACGGACTGGGAAACCTCCGGAGCGTCACGCGAGGGTTGGAACGGGCGGGTGCGACCGTCACGGTCAGCGACGACCCCGAGACGTTCGCGTCGGCCGACGGGGTCGTCCTGCCGGGCGTCGGCGCGTTCCGCGAGGGCGTCGAGAACGCGGGTCCCTACCGGGCGGCGCTCCTCGACGCCGCCGACCGTGGGACGCCCGTCTTCGGCATCTGTCTCGGGATGCAGATGCTTCTGACGACCAGCGAGGAGGCCGAGCGCACGGCGGACTCCTCGGACGGGCACGCGAGTGACGCCGACGCGAGCGAGAGCGCGAGTGACGGTGCTGGCGGACACGCAGGCGAACGTGCCGGTGGGCACGCGGGCGACGTGCGCGGACTCGACCTGATTCCGGGAACTAACGTCCGATTCGCGGACGGCCAGAAAGTCCCGCACATGGGGTGGAACGAACTCGACGTGAAGCGCGACCACCCTCTCGTGGACGGCGTCGATGGCGAGTACGCCTACTTCGTCCACTCCTACTACGCGGTCCCCGACGACCCGGAGGCCGTCGTCGCCACGAGCGACTACGGAACGGCGTTCCCGGCGGTCGTCGCCAACGACGAGGGAACCGTCTTCGGAACGCAGTTCCACCCCGAGAAGAGCGGCGAGACCGGCCTCCGACTCCTCCGGAACTTCGTAGATATCTGCACGGCGTGA
- a CDS encoding YihY/virulence factor BrkB family protein: MPSLGTAVNVARSVADEAREQEITFLAASTAYYAFVSLIPLLLLAFVVVSFVAGEQFARDVVEQASGLLTATGQEQLFEFITNPQGTGGTTVIGLVVLAWSAIKVFRGFDEAFSAIYATDAKTGLADQVKDALLVLAAIGAGVVVVVLTGAATALFPQFPFVGLLTTLVQLVALVPVFLPLYVVFPDAGVSLREALPGAVVVTVGWTVLQVLFRVYAGVSSTSPTQFLGTALLLVTWLYFASILVLLGGVVNVVLANRGSYAERTKESETERIERKRQLLSRYMTDDESAPDIVELRDELRELRADVESFEEDIETRTVEKPEVESELKQYVRKRMRRGHARGWGPYLVLLYGTAMTVAAFFWLRGGWAIFAMTVIWLSTLGLYALMVMLGFGVGVLSLPGRISDRIGNFRS, encoded by the coding sequence GTGCCCAGTCTCGGAACCGCCGTGAACGTCGCCCGCTCGGTCGCCGACGAGGCCCGAGAACAGGAGATTACGTTTCTCGCGGCGAGTACGGCCTACTACGCGTTCGTCTCGCTCATCCCGCTGCTCCTGCTGGCCTTCGTCGTCGTCTCGTTCGTGGCTGGCGAACAGTTCGCGCGGGACGTGGTCGAACAGGCCTCGGGGCTGTTGACGGCGACCGGCCAAGAGCAGTTGTTCGAGTTCATCACGAACCCGCAGGGGACCGGCGGAACGACGGTCATCGGACTGGTCGTGTTGGCGTGGAGCGCGATAAAGGTGTTCCGAGGGTTCGACGAGGCCTTCTCGGCCATCTACGCGACCGACGCCAAGACCGGACTCGCCGACCAAGTGAAAGACGCGCTGCTCGTGTTGGCCGCCATCGGCGCGGGCGTCGTCGTCGTCGTGCTGACCGGTGCGGCGACCGCGCTCTTCCCCCAGTTCCCGTTCGTCGGCCTCCTCACGACGCTGGTTCAGTTGGTCGCGCTCGTCCCGGTCTTCCTTCCGCTGTACGTCGTCTTCCCCGACGCTGGCGTCTCGCTCCGGGAGGCGCTTCCCGGTGCCGTGGTCGTGACCGTCGGCTGGACGGTCCTCCAAGTGCTGTTTCGCGTCTACGCGGGGGTCTCCTCGACCAGTCCCACGCAGTTTCTCGGCACTGCGCTTCTGTTGGTGACGTGGCTGTACTTCGCCAGCATCCTCGTCCTGCTCGGCGGCGTCGTGAACGTCGTCCTCGCCAATCGCGGAAGTTATGCGGAACGAACAAAAGAGTCCGAGACCGAACGTATCGAACGGAAACGACAACTACTCTCCCGATACATGACCGACGACGAATCCGCTCCCGACATCGTGGAACTCCGCGACGAGTTGCGGGAGCTGCGAGCAGATGTCGAATCGTTCGAAGAGGACATCGAGACCCGGACCGTCGAGAAACCCGAGGTCGAGTCGGAACTCAAGCAGTACGTCCGCAAGCGGATGCGTCGCGGCCACGCCCGCGGTTGGGGTCCGTACCTCGTGTTGCTGTACGGGACCGCCATGACCGTCGCGGCGTTCTTCTGGCTCCGCGGCGGATGGGCCATCTTCGCCATGACCGTCATCTGGCTCTCGACGCTCGGCCTGTACGCCCTGATGGTGATGCTCGGGTTCGGCGTCGGCGTGCTGAGTCTCCCCGGCCGCATCAGCGACCGCATCGGTAACTTCCGGTCGTAG
- a CDS encoding phosphatase PAP2 family protein — MPGRGVGVTEALERLLTPWMRELFTLITQLGDAWFLFAAVAFVYWFGDRRRGAFALSAILGALALTLALKGLFALPRPPVELQVGHASGYGFPSGHAIGATVLWGLLALVLERGSHRWRAVGAGAVVAVVATSRLVIGVHYVADVAIGIGIGLAYLAVLLYVTRWSPTRGFVAAAGLALAAVATNGLTPDSVAAVAGVTGAGVTWSMLDARPNGSVHLPAALVGLAVFGAVGYAGHRLSLALPMVFALNLVIPAGILLLPLAVERAKEARSASPT, encoded by the coding sequence ATGCCCGGACGAGGAGTCGGCGTCACGGAGGCACTCGAACGACTGCTCACGCCGTGGATGCGCGAGCTGTTCACGCTGATTACGCAACTCGGAGACGCGTGGTTCCTCTTCGCGGCCGTCGCGTTCGTCTACTGGTTCGGCGACCGGCGGCGCGGGGCGTTCGCGTTGTCGGCGATTCTCGGCGCGCTGGCGCTGACGCTCGCACTCAAGGGACTGTTCGCGCTCCCGCGCCCGCCGGTCGAGTTACAGGTCGGCCACGCCAGCGGCTACGGCTTCCCGAGCGGTCACGCCATCGGCGCGACGGTCCTGTGGGGACTGCTGGCGCTCGTCCTCGAACGCGGCTCGCACCGCTGGCGCGCCGTCGGCGCCGGGGCAGTCGTCGCCGTCGTCGCGACCTCACGGCTCGTCATCGGCGTCCACTACGTCGCCGACGTAGCAATCGGTATCGGTATTGGGCTGGCGTACCTCGCGGTGCTGTTGTACGTGACTCGGTGGAGTCCGACCCGCGGGTTCGTCGCCGCCGCCGGACTCGCGCTGGCGGCGGTCGCCACGAACGGACTCACTCCCGATTCGGTCGCCGCGGTCGCGGGCGTCACCGGGGCTGGCGTCACGTGGTCGATGCTGGACGCGCGGCCGAACGGGTCGGTTCACCTGCCCGCCGCCCTCGTCGGACTGGCGGTCTTCGGCGCGGTCGGCTACGCGGGCCACCGGCTCTCGCTGGCACTCCCGATGGTGTTCGCGCTGAATCTGGTAATCCCCGCGGGAATCTTGCTCCTCCCGCTGGCGGTCGAGCGCGCGAAAGAAGCTCGGTCGGCGTCGCCGACCTGA
- a CDS encoding tRNA (guanine(26)-N(2))-dimethyltransferase — protein MRVSEGGVEVEVPEQAEEGIGDEVFFNPVQELNRDLTVATLRAYRDREPRAEYYLDAMAASGVRGVRAAAEGWNATLADIDEQAVELCRENLAHNDLDGEVVQRDANALMHEEVFDVVDIDPFGTPIPFADAAFANTRDLVCVTATDTAPLCGAHFHSGVRKYGAVPRNTDYHAEMGVRVLLSAMARTAARYDAGVTPILTHATNHYVRTYLELDHSASDANAAIDQLGHVYHCEDCLHREHDEGLIADPLDTCPECESERMLTAGPLWLGPAHDAEFVAAVRDEIDDEMGTASKIERLLDTLEGELHLPTHYDQHRLCKEWGRAASGMDEFLENLRDAGYEASRTHYGGTTFKTRATVEAIREATRDS, from the coding sequence ATGCGCGTCAGCGAAGGCGGGGTCGAGGTCGAAGTCCCCGAACAGGCCGAGGAGGGCATCGGCGACGAGGTGTTTTTCAACCCGGTACAGGAGTTGAACCGCGACCTGACCGTGGCGACGCTCCGGGCCTACCGGGACCGAGAGCCGCGCGCGGAGTACTACCTCGACGCGATGGCCGCCAGCGGCGTCCGAGGAGTCCGCGCCGCGGCCGAGGGCTGGAACGCGACGCTCGCGGACATCGACGAGCAGGCCGTCGAACTCTGCCGGGAGAACCTCGCTCACAACGACCTCGACGGCGAGGTCGTCCAGCGCGACGCCAACGCCCTCATGCACGAGGAGGTCTTCGACGTGGTGGACATCGACCCCTTCGGGACGCCGATTCCGTTCGCGGACGCCGCATTCGCCAACACCCGCGATTTGGTCTGTGTCACCGCGACCGACACCGCACCCCTCTGTGGCGCGCACTTCCACAGCGGCGTTCGGAAGTACGGCGCGGTGCCGCGCAACACCGACTACCACGCCGAGATGGGCGTCCGCGTCCTGCTGTCGGCGATGGCCCGCACGGCGGCGCGCTACGACGCTGGCGTGACGCCGATTCTGACCCACGCGACGAACCACTACGTCCGGACTTACCTCGAACTCGACCATAGCGCGAGCGACGCCAACGCCGCCATCGACCAGTTGGGCCACGTCTACCACTGCGAGGACTGTCTCCATCGCGAACACGACGAGGGCCTCATCGCCGACCCTCTCGACACCTGCCCCGAGTGCGAAAGCGAGCGGATGCTGACCGCCGGACCGCTCTGGCTCGGCCCGGCCCACGACGCCGAGTTCGTGGCGGCGGTCCGCGACGAGATAGACGACGAGATGGGCACCGCGAGCAAAATCGAGCGACTGCTCGACACCCTCGAAGGCGAACTCCACCTGCCGACCCACTACGACCAGCACCGCCTCTGCAAGGAGTGGGGCCGGGCGGCCTCGGGGATGGACGAGTTCCTCGAGAACCTCCGAGACGCTGGCTACGAGGCGTCTCGTACCCACTACGGCGGCACGACCTTCAAGACGCGAGCGACCGTCGAAGCTATCCGCGAAGCGACACGAGACTCCTAA
- a CDS encoding helix-turn-helix domain-containing protein produces MSLIAEFSLRSSELVLSAALREVPDVTVELEQQMATEFGAPVMLLWAFGGDLDRFEAELDADESVREHAVIEELGERRLYRTRLATENVCGIYPLYQQLGASPMAATGSADGWERRVRFPDRDAVVEMRRRCADRDVSFRLRRLYTPGDSELEDEFGLSAEQRDALTTAERVGYFDVPRAVPLEELGEELGISGQSASERIRRGVSKLVSNTLLSDF; encoded by the coding sequence ATGAGCCTTATCGCCGAGTTCTCGCTTCGCTCGTCGGAACTCGTGCTCTCGGCCGCCCTCCGCGAGGTCCCCGACGTGACAGTCGAACTCGAACAACAGATGGCCACCGAGTTCGGCGCACCCGTGATGCTCCTCTGGGCGTTCGGCGGCGACCTCGACCGATTCGAAGCCGAACTCGACGCCGACGAGTCGGTGCGCGAACACGCCGTCATCGAGGAACTGGGCGAGCGGAGACTCTACCGGACGCGTCTCGCGACCGAGAACGTCTGTGGTATCTATCCGCTCTACCAGCAACTCGGCGCGTCGCCGATGGCCGCCACCGGTTCGGCAGACGGGTGGGAACGACGCGTCCGCTTCCCGGACCGCGACGCGGTGGTCGAGATGCGACGGCGCTGTGCCGACCGGGACGTGTCGTTTCGACTCCGACGCCTCTACACGCCGGGCGACTCGGAGTTAGAAGACGAGTTCGGCCTGAGCGCCGAACAGCGCGACGCGCTGACGACCGCCGAGCGCGTGGGCTACTTCGACGTGCCGCGAGCGGTCCCGCTCGAAGAACTGGGCGAGGAGCTAGGAATCAGCGGCCAGTCAGCCTCCGAGCGCATCCGCCGGGGCGTCTCGAAACTCGTCTCGAACACGCTCCTCAGCGACTTCTGA